One part of the Mycobacterium marinum genome encodes these proteins:
- a CDS encoding STAS domain-containing protein: MPVPILKQGPILIATVQSALTDSDTERLRHDLMERVSRFRAQGIVVDVTAIDVMDSFAARSLQTIAHMTRLRGATTVIVGLQPEVAFSMVQLGLTFDDMKTALDLEEGVALLNKQLGLRKSTIGPDGGG; this comes from the coding sequence ATGCCAGTACCGATCTTGAAACAGGGTCCGATTCTGATCGCGACGGTTCAGTCCGCACTGACCGACAGCGACACCGAACGCCTCCGGCATGACCTCATGGAGCGGGTCAGCCGCTTTCGCGCCCAGGGCATTGTGGTCGACGTGACCGCCATCGACGTGATGGATTCGTTCGCGGCGCGTTCGTTGCAGACCATCGCCCACATGACCCGATTGCGTGGTGCTACCACCGTGATCGTGGGCCTGCAGCCAGAAGTCGCGTTTTCAATGGTCCAATTGGGCCTGACCTTCGACGACATGAAAACCGCCCTGGACCTCGAAGAGGGTGTGGCGCTGCTGAACAAGCAACTGGGACTACGGAAGTCGACGATCGGGCCCGACGGTGGCGGATGA
- a CDS encoding anti-sigma regulatory factor, giving the protein MADETVVGINHPDDIVTARKAGHQLALDLGFSLTDVTMIATAISEIARNITSYAGRGAVRVAVQDREGRKALVVRAEDDGPGIADIERAMEDGYSTGRGLGMGLPGARRLMDRLVVESVVGRGTIVEMWKWVPPRA; this is encoded by the coding sequence GTGGCGGATGAGACCGTGGTCGGGATCAACCATCCCGACGACATCGTCACCGCCCGAAAAGCCGGTCATCAACTCGCCCTCGACCTCGGATTCTCGCTGACCGACGTCACCATGATCGCCACCGCGATCTCCGAAATCGCGCGCAATATCACCAGCTATGCCGGTCGCGGCGCGGTTCGGGTGGCCGTGCAGGACCGGGAGGGCCGCAAGGCCCTGGTGGTGCGCGCCGAAGACGACGGTCCCGGCATCGCTGACATCGAGCGCGCGATGGAGGACGGCTACTCGACCGGGCGCGGGCTGGGCATGGGCTTGCCGGGAGCGCGGCGCCTGATGGACCGGTTGGTCGTGGAGTCTGTGGTAGGCCGCGGAACGATCGTCGAGATGTGGAAATGGGTTCCGCCTCGTGCGTGA
- a CDS encoding SpoIIE family protein phosphatase: protein MRDSGRFGPIEWATAGRPRPGEHALGDQPIAVETEDDSALFGVMDGLGHGPAAESAALRAVEVVKNARGERLEVLIQLCHRVLTGSRGVAMTLARIDLPTGKLVWTGVGNVSANLVAKAVSGVQVRSSVRLTPGIVGYRIPEITPAKMVPMRAGDLLVIASDGVAEDYLDHIDFAASAPVIAEQILVKHAKENDDALVLAARHRGVST from the coding sequence GTGCGTGATAGTGGCCGATTCGGGCCAATCGAGTGGGCGACGGCCGGTCGCCCGCGGCCCGGTGAGCACGCTCTCGGCGACCAGCCGATCGCCGTCGAGACCGAGGACGACTCCGCACTCTTCGGGGTGATGGACGGGCTGGGGCACGGCCCGGCCGCCGAAAGCGCCGCGTTGCGGGCCGTCGAGGTGGTCAAGAATGCGCGCGGCGAACGTCTCGAGGTGTTGATCCAGCTCTGTCATCGGGTCCTGACCGGCAGCAGGGGGGTCGCGATGACCCTGGCCAGGATTGATCTGCCCACCGGCAAACTGGTGTGGACGGGGGTGGGAAATGTCAGCGCCAACCTGGTAGCCAAGGCGGTAAGCGGCGTGCAGGTCCGATCCAGCGTGCGACTGACCCCCGGCATTGTCGGCTACCGGATCCCGGAGATCACCCCAGCAAAAATGGTTCCCATGCGCGCGGGCGATCTACTGGTCATAGCCAGCGACGGCGTCGCCGAGGACTACCTGGATCACATCGATTTTGCGGCGTCCGCCCCGGTGATCGCCGAACAGATTCTGGTCAAGCACGCCAAAGAGAACGACGACGCCCTTGTCCTCGCCGCACGCCACCGGGGCGTATCGACGTGA
- a CDS encoding SpoIIE family protein phosphatase, producing the protein MTETGDFGAVDAFQTQYADALRAYLDTRDENSLAVGHEFGRRALQEQISILDIIENHFRLLDEISPNPGSDRSVALEFLLQTLAALDVATRGFLDGTKRYEEQRARAEDLAHRDKFRSALVNSLQEGFFVADDEGAVIDMNSAFAEILGYPPEGLPYRWPHPWLVDRKSAAQQQERVRHEGSADYETPVRHQDGHLSWVAVSINAVRGSGSDRDVYVGTVRDITAERAFAARESAVLRLATSVSVAKSVSEVLSITLEECRTAVDVQRVVAVMWPPSDGEPTVQVAGEPAESSWRALDPQLRETFLGARAQLPLTARPIEWPDSPGRAQGLVAVLSGTADVALWLELGAPRWVTAEDRLLVTVLVGHLSLAIGHVRQFESARETSLTLQRAMLPPVKPPPGFAVRYEPAVPPLEIGGDWYDVLPIGEHRIGIVVGDCVGRGLPAAAIMGQLRSSARALLLTGAQPALLLEQLDAAASLIPDAYCTTVFLAILDTESGILDYSNAGHMPAVLAEPKSGPVLLTDARSVPLAVRRVEPRPEATQVLPPGSTLLLFTDGLVERRYESIDEGLGRVADVVADSVMLPIDAVADAVLSQLAPTGGYDDDVAMVAYRYQHGPLRIETSATPDQLVIVRRQLLSWLQAAEVPDEQAGDIVLVVSEACTNCIEHAYRGQSVGTMLLDVEAADGAIHARVVDSGSWKKPAADPGNGGRGMTLIRAISDEVEIDNSPGGTAIDMTFRLPAED; encoded by the coding sequence GTGACCGAGACCGGAGACTTCGGCGCCGTCGATGCGTTCCAGACCCAGTACGCCGACGCGCTGCGCGCGTATCTGGATACCCGCGACGAGAACAGTCTGGCCGTCGGGCATGAGTTCGGCCGCCGGGCACTGCAGGAACAGATCAGCATTCTCGACATCATCGAGAACCACTTCCGGCTGCTCGACGAAATCTCGCCGAACCCTGGGTCCGACCGGTCGGTCGCGCTGGAGTTCTTGCTGCAGACATTGGCCGCGCTGGACGTTGCGACGCGCGGATTTCTAGACGGCACCAAACGCTACGAGGAGCAGCGGGCCCGCGCCGAGGATCTCGCGCACCGCGACAAGTTCCGCAGCGCCCTGGTGAACTCGTTGCAGGAAGGGTTCTTCGTCGCCGATGACGAGGGTGCCGTGATCGACATGAACAGCGCCTTTGCCGAGATCCTGGGCTATCCCCCCGAGGGTTTGCCCTACCGGTGGCCACACCCGTGGCTGGTGGACCGCAAATCCGCGGCACAACAGCAAGAGCGAGTTCGGCATGAGGGCAGCGCCGACTACGAGACGCCGGTTCGCCATCAGGATGGCCATCTGTCCTGGGTTGCGGTGAGTATCAACGCGGTTCGCGGATCGGGCTCAGACCGAGACGTCTACGTCGGCACCGTTCGCGACATCACCGCTGAACGCGCCTTCGCCGCCCGGGAAAGCGCGGTGCTGCGATTGGCTACCTCGGTGAGCGTGGCCAAGAGCGTTTCCGAGGTGCTCTCGATCACTCTCGAAGAGTGCCGTACCGCGGTCGATGTGCAACGTGTGGTCGCGGTGATGTGGCCACCAAGTGACGGCGAACCTACCGTGCAGGTCGCCGGGGAGCCGGCGGAATCGTCCTGGCGTGCCCTGGATCCGCAGCTGCGCGAGACGTTCCTGGGCGCCCGTGCCCAACTGCCGCTGACCGCCAGACCGATCGAGTGGCCAGACTCCCCGGGCAGGGCACAGGGGCTGGTCGCGGTGCTCTCCGGCACCGCGGACGTCGCCTTATGGCTGGAACTTGGGGCACCGCGCTGGGTGACCGCCGAGGATCGGCTGCTGGTCACGGTCCTGGTGGGTCACCTCAGCCTGGCCATCGGGCACGTCCGGCAGTTCGAGAGTGCCCGGGAAACATCGTTGACATTGCAGCGGGCCATGCTGCCGCCGGTGAAACCGCCGCCCGGCTTTGCGGTGCGCTATGAGCCCGCGGTCCCGCCGCTCGAGATCGGCGGTGACTGGTATGACGTATTGCCGATCGGTGAGCACCGCATCGGAATTGTCGTTGGCGACTGCGTGGGGCGCGGTTTGCCGGCCGCCGCGATCATGGGCCAGCTGCGCAGTTCGGCGCGCGCACTCTTGCTCACCGGTGCACAACCGGCGCTATTGCTCGAACAACTCGATGCGGCGGCATCGCTGATTCCCGATGCCTATTGCACGACGGTGTTCCTGGCCATCCTGGACACCGAATCGGGCATCCTCGACTACAGCAATGCCGGCCATATGCCCGCGGTGCTCGCCGAGCCGAAGTCTGGGCCCGTCCTGCTGACCGATGCCCGGTCAGTGCCGCTGGCGGTCCGTCGAGTGGAGCCCAGACCCGAAGCGACTCAGGTGTTGCCGCCAGGGTCGACGCTGCTGCTGTTTACCGACGGCTTGGTCGAGCGCAGGTACGAATCGATTGACGAGGGGCTGGGCCGGGTGGCCGATGTGGTGGCCGACTCCGTGATGCTGCCGATCGATGCCGTCGCCGACGCGGTGCTGAGTCAACTGGCCCCCACCGGGGGCTATGACGACGATGTCGCGATGGTGGCCTATCGGTACCAGCACGGGCCGCTGCGGATTGAAACCAGTGCTACCCCAGACCAATTGGTCATTGTTCGGCGCCAGTTGCTGTCGTGGCTGCAGGCCGCCGAAGTTCCCGACGAGCAGGCGGGTGACATTGTGCTGGTGGTCAGCGAGGCGTGCACCAACTGCATCGAGCACGCCTATCGCGGGCAGAGCGTGGGGACGATGCTGCTCGACGTTGAAGCCGCCGACGGGGCAATTCACGCCCGGGTCGTCGACTCCGGTTCCTGGAAGAAGCCCGCGGCCGACCCGGGCAACGGCGGTCGAGGCATGACGCTGATCAGGGCCATCAGCGATGAAGTGGAAATCGACAACAGTCCGGGCGGCACCGCCATCGACATGACATTTCGGTTGCCCGCGGAGGACTGA
- a CDS encoding HNH endonuclease signature motif containing protein, which yields MFESTGAATGVDHPCDALAERRQLRTPTAESAGWVQRIGAAARAENRAAAAQLIEIGQLFAYRLSRCSETEDWAVDTMEAVAAEVAAGLRISQGLAASRLRYARALRERLPKTGAVFAAGQIDLRAFQTIVFRTDLIVDPQVMAAVDELVALNVGRWPSMTKARLSGQVDAIVARADADAVRRRKERHADREIWIGQDADGISRIDGSMFTIDAHALDRRLSALAATVCAQDPRSREQRRADALGVLAAGGDRLGCRCGLPDCAAGARPAAQSVVIHVIAERATLDGDGGAPAWEVGADGLVTPELVAELAKSAKLVPLRHPGDVPPEPGYVPSKALADFVRCRDLTCRWPGCDQPALNCDLDHTIPYAQGGPTHASNLKCYCRTHHLVKTFWGWHDQQLPDGTLILTSPAGHTYVTTPGSALLFPSLCRSTGGLPAAEADPPSDYCDQRSAMMPRRQRTRAQDRARRVATERRQNHHGRSTQPGGQAKSAAPPTPPQPEPQSHPPPF from the coding sequence ATGTTCGAATCGACGGGGGCGGCCACGGGCGTTGACCACCCCTGCGATGCGCTCGCCGAGCGGCGCCAGTTGCGCACCCCGACGGCGGAGTCGGCGGGTTGGGTGCAGCGGATCGGTGCGGCCGCGCGGGCCGAGAACCGCGCCGCGGCCGCGCAGCTGATCGAGATCGGGCAATTGTTCGCCTACCGGCTGTCGCGGTGTTCGGAGACCGAGGACTGGGCGGTCGACACCATGGAGGCCGTGGCGGCGGAGGTGGCCGCGGGGCTGCGGATCAGTCAGGGCTTGGCGGCCAGCCGGCTGCGCTATGCCCGGGCCCTGCGTGAGCGGCTGCCCAAGACCGGCGCGGTATTCGCGGCGGGTCAGATCGACCTGCGGGCGTTTCAGACCATCGTGTTCCGCACCGATCTGATCGTTGACCCGCAGGTGATGGCCGCCGTGGATGAGCTGGTGGCCCTCAACGTGGGGCGGTGGCCATCGATGACGAAGGCCCGTCTGTCCGGACAGGTCGACGCCATCGTGGCTCGCGCCGATGCCGATGCGGTGCGCCGCCGTAAGGAACGCCACGCCGACCGGGAGATCTGGATAGGGCAGGACGCGGATGGAATCTCTCGCATCGACGGCAGCATGTTCACCATCGACGCGCACGCCTTGGATCGGCGGCTGTCGGCGCTGGCGGCCACGGTGTGCGCGCAGGATCCCCGCAGCCGGGAACAGCGGCGCGCGGATGCGCTCGGGGTGCTGGCCGCCGGTGGAGACCGGTTGGGGTGTCGCTGCGGGCTCCCGGACTGTGCGGCCGGTGCCCGGCCCGCTGCCCAGTCGGTGGTGATCCATGTGATCGCCGAACGGGCCACGCTCGACGGCGACGGCGGGGCTCCGGCCTGGGAGGTGGGGGCTGACGGACTTGTCACTCCGGAATTGGTTGCCGAGCTGGCGAAGTCGGCCAAGCTGGTGCCGCTGCGTCACCCCGGCGATGTCCCGCCGGAACCGGGATATGTGCCCTCGAAGGCGTTGGCGGACTTCGTGCGGTGCCGGGATCTGACCTGCCGTTGGCCCGGCTGCGACCAGCCCGCGCTGAACTGCGATCTGGACCACACGATCCCGTACGCGCAGGGCGGGCCCACTCACGCCTCGAACCTGAAGTGCTACTGCCGCACCCACCATCTGGTCAAGACCTTTTGGGGCTGGCATGACCAGCAACTGCCCGACGGAACCCTGATCCTCACCTCGCCGGCCGGACACACCTACGTCACCACCCCGGGTAGCGCCCTGCTATTCCCCAGCCTGTGCCGTTCCACCGGCGGACTGCCGGCAGCGGAGGCCGACCCACCATCGGACTACTGCGACCAGCGCAGTGCGATGATGCCTCGACGTCAGCGCACCCGGGCACAAGACCGCGCCCGCCGCGTCGCCACCGAACGTCGTCAGAACCACCACGGCCGCAGCACCCAGCCGGGCGGGCAAGCCAAATCCGCCGCGCCGCCGACGCCGCCGCAGCCCGAGCCCCAGTCCCATCCACCGCCATTCTGA
- a CDS encoding type 1 glutamine amidotransferase domain-containing protein, producing MSDELNGKSIAMLAADGVEKVELEQPRAALLQEGARVEVLSLQEGDIQARDHDLEPAGRFAVDRPVQAASVVEFDGLVLPGGTVNPDKLRMDKAAVDFVRAFVESGKPVAAICHGPVMLVEAGVVGGRTITSYPSIHTDLRNAGANVVDEEVVVDGNLMTSRSPADLPVFCAAIVKQFAAGACR from the coding sequence ATGTCCGACGAATTGAACGGCAAGAGTATTGCCATGCTGGCCGCCGACGGAGTCGAGAAAGTCGAACTCGAGCAACCGCGCGCCGCCCTGCTGCAAGAAGGCGCGCGGGTCGAGGTGCTGTCGCTGCAAGAAGGTGACATCCAGGCCCGTGACCACGATCTCGAACCGGCCGGCAGATTCGCGGTTGACCGTCCGGTGCAGGCCGCGTCGGTCGTCGAATTCGACGGTTTGGTGCTACCGGGCGGAACGGTGAACCCGGACAAGCTTCGGATGGACAAAGCTGCGGTCGATTTCGTCCGCGCCTTTGTGGAGTCCGGAAAGCCTGTTGCGGCAATCTGTCACGGTCCCGTGATGCTGGTGGAGGCCGGTGTGGTCGGAGGGCGAACGATCACCTCATATCCGAGTATTCACACCGACCTGCGCAATGCCGGTGCCAACGTGGTCGACGAAGAGGTCGTGGTCGACGGCAATCTGATGACCAGCCGCTCACCGGCGGATCTACCGGTGTTCTGCGCGGCGATCGTCAAGCAATTCGCAGCCGGGGCATGCCGCTGA
- the selD gene encoding selenide, water dikinase SelD has product MGMVTDQGTYRLTQYAHGGGCACKIPPGELEEVVRGLGAAAPRDPVGELLVGLESGDDAAAVLIAEGTALIATTDFFTPVVDDPYDWGRIAATNALSDVYAMGGRPVVAVNLLGWPRDVLPFELATETLRGGRDVCASAGCHLAGGHSVDDPEPKYGLAVTGIADPNRLLRNDSGRPGTPLSLTKPLGIGVLNSRHKATGERFAQAIDAMTTLNADAAAAAVAAGVECATDITGFGLLGHLHKLARASGVTAVIDSTAVPYLDGARQALAAGYVSGGTRRNLEWVGPHVDLSAVDESEALLLADAQTSGGLLIAGEIPGAPVIGELVARRAGHTIVVL; this is encoded by the coding sequence ATGGGAATGGTGACTGACCAAGGGACTTACCGACTGACTCAGTACGCCCATGGCGGCGGGTGCGCCTGCAAGATTCCGCCCGGCGAGTTGGAGGAGGTGGTTCGGGGCCTGGGTGCCGCCGCGCCACGTGATCCGGTCGGCGAGCTATTGGTCGGGCTGGAAAGTGGTGACGACGCGGCCGCGGTGCTGATTGCCGAGGGAACCGCGCTGATCGCCACCACCGACTTCTTCACCCCGGTCGTCGACGATCCCTACGATTGGGGCCGAATCGCTGCCACCAACGCGCTTTCGGACGTGTACGCGATGGGCGGACGGCCGGTGGTAGCGGTGAACCTGTTGGGATGGCCGCGCGATGTGCTGCCCTTCGAGTTGGCGACCGAGACACTGCGCGGTGGGCGCGACGTCTGCGCCAGCGCGGGTTGCCATCTTGCCGGTGGGCACAGTGTCGATGACCCGGAACCCAAGTACGGGCTTGCCGTGACCGGGATTGCAGACCCGAATCGTCTGTTGCGCAACGACTCCGGTAGGCCAGGCACTCCGCTTTCGCTGACCAAGCCACTCGGAATCGGGGTGCTGAACAGTCGGCACAAGGCCACCGGGGAGCGCTTTGCGCAAGCCATCGACGCAATGACCACCCTCAACGCCGACGCGGCCGCCGCCGCGGTGGCCGCCGGTGTCGAATGTGCAACCGACATTACGGGTTTCGGGTTGCTCGGGCATCTGCACAAGCTGGCGCGGGCGAGCGGGGTCACCGCAGTGATCGACTCGACCGCGGTGCCCTACCTGGACGGGGCGCGCCAGGCGCTGGCCGCCGGATACGTCAGCGGCGGCACGCGCCGCAACCTCGAGTGGGTGGGCCCACACGTTGACCTGTCCGCGGTCGATGAGTCCGAGGCGTTGCTGCTCGCCGACGCGCAGACCTCCGGTGGGCTCCTGATCGCGGGGGAAATCCCCGGTGCACCCGTCATCGGGGAGCTGGTCGCCCGCCGTGCCGGCCACACCATCGTGGTGCTCTGA
- the selA gene encoding L-seryl-tRNA(Sec) selenium transferase: MGDGSDRRRAVPRTDVLLAHPKLAEAQRTLGRTLVKSVIAQAQQRARAGEIEPDQVAEHAIDALPGTASSLRPVINATGVVVHTNLGRAPLSRAALDAVVTAGRATDVEFDLATGRRARRGRSALAALARAVPSAAGVHVVNNNAAALLLTALTLAAPGKEIVLSRGELVEIGDGFRIPELLASTGSRLREVGTTNRTSLRDYAEAIGPDTGFVLKVHPSNFHVTGFTSAVGVGELAQLDAPLVADIGSGLLAPHPLLPDEPDATTMLRDGANLVTASGDKLLGGPQAGLLFGDADLIERLRRHPAARALRVDKLTLAALEATVVGPPTPVAQALGADLTELRARAQRITAQLPQSVGATAVDCIAAVGGGGAPGVELPSAGLSLPESYAATLRTGSPPVVGRLEAGRCLLDLRTVAPEEDELLLAAVRACLS, encoded by the coding sequence ATGGGTGACGGCAGCGACCGGCGCCGCGCGGTGCCGCGCACCGACGTGCTGCTCGCCCATCCCAAGCTGGCCGAGGCCCAGCGCACGCTCGGGCGCACCCTGGTGAAGTCGGTGATTGCACAGGCCCAGCAGCGCGCCCGCGCCGGCGAGATCGAGCCGGACCAAGTCGCCGAGCACGCGATCGACGCGCTTCCCGGCACGGCATCGAGCTTGCGGCCGGTCATCAACGCCACCGGCGTCGTGGTCCACACGAACCTCGGGCGAGCGCCGCTATCGCGGGCCGCACTGGACGCGGTGGTGACCGCCGGCCGGGCCACCGACGTCGAGTTCGATCTGGCCACCGGCCGGCGTGCCCGCCGCGGCCGCAGCGCGCTGGCCGCTTTGGCCCGCGCGGTGCCCAGCGCGGCGGGCGTGCACGTGGTGAACAACAACGCCGCCGCCCTGCTGCTGACCGCCCTAACCCTGGCGGCCCCGGGCAAGGAGATCGTGCTCAGCCGCGGCGAGCTGGTCGAAATCGGTGACGGCTTCCGCATCCCGGAACTGCTGGCGTCCACGGGTTCGCGGCTGCGTGAGGTCGGCACCACCAACCGCACCAGCCTGCGCGACTATGCGGAGGCGATCGGCCCGGACACCGGGTTTGTGCTCAAGGTTCATCCGTCCAACTTCCACGTCACCGGGTTCACCTCGGCGGTCGGCGTCGGCGAACTCGCGCAGCTGGACGCCCCGCTGGTGGCCGACATCGGGTCAGGGCTGTTGGCGCCACATCCACTGCTGCCCGACGAGCCGGACGCGACAACAATGCTGCGCGACGGCGCCAACCTGGTCACCGCCAGCGGTGACAAATTGCTCGGCGGCCCACAGGCCGGCCTGCTGTTCGGCGATGCCGACCTGATCGAACGGCTACGCCGTCATCCGGCGGCGCGGGCCCTGCGAGTGGACAAACTCACGCTCGCGGCCCTGGAAGCCACCGTGGTGGGCCCGCCGACGCCGGTCGCCCAAGCGCTGGGCGCCGACCTGACCGAGCTGCGCGCGCGGGCCCAGCGGATCACCGCGCAGCTGCCCCAGAGCGTGGGGGCGACGGCGGTGGACTGCATCGCGGCCGTCGGCGGAGGTGGGGCCCCCGGTGTCGAGTTGCCCAGCGCCGGGCTGAGCCTGCCCGAGTCCTATGCGGCGACATTGCGCACCGGTAGCCCGCCGGTCGTCGGCCGCCTCGAGGCCGGCCGGTGCCTGCTGGATCTGCGTACCGTGGCTCCCGAGGAGGACGAGCTGCTGTTGGCAGCGGTGCGGGCGTGTTTGTCATAG
- a CDS encoding selenocysteine-specific translation elongation factor has translation MFVIATAGHVDHGKSTLVHRLTGMWPDRLAEEQRRGLTIDLGFAWTELDGRQLAFVDVPGHERFVTNMLAGSGAMPPDSPVLFVVAATEGWMPQSEEHLAALDALRVRHALLVISKADLADPGPAIRAASERFATTSMADPFVALGTELDQVRTKLLALTDRLPEPDRDADVRLWVDRAFTVRGAGTVVTGTLSAGTIRVGDELEHAGQRVTVRGLQSLGRDHTEVAAVARVALNLRGVDRRHIARGDTVRTPGAWLDTTEIDVSLRSAVKLHRELVAHLGSAAVPVYVRALGAKAARLRLSRPLPLRVGDIGLLRDPGQHRIAAGIEVLDVAPPSLRRRGAARERARELAGGRIRPPQCARAAVLRAMGLPLAGLRVGDWLVDPQWWAARREHAAATVTHWAADHDVAAGMPLETLRQQVGLPAAELVPPLLVGTGLDVADGLVRPPGAGLPARVDAAVRTLEGRLAAEPFRAPEADELGELRLGARELAAAVRAGRLTRVADAIVLGPDAFERAAEILATLPQPFTVSQARRVLGTTRRVAVPLLEQLDALGITRRGEAGTRTLLTTPG, from the coding sequence GTGTTTGTCATAGCCACCGCCGGGCACGTCGACCACGGTAAGTCGACGTTGGTGCACCGGCTCACCGGCATGTGGCCGGACCGGCTGGCCGAGGAACAGCGCCGTGGGCTGACCATCGATCTGGGCTTTGCCTGGACCGAGCTGGATGGGCGCCAGCTGGCCTTCGTCGACGTACCGGGCCATGAACGATTCGTCACCAACATGCTCGCCGGCTCGGGGGCGATGCCGCCGGATAGCCCGGTCTTGTTCGTGGTGGCCGCCACCGAGGGCTGGATGCCGCAGTCCGAGGAGCATCTGGCCGCCCTCGATGCGCTGCGGGTTCGGCACGCGCTGCTGGTCATCAGCAAGGCCGATCTGGCCGACCCCGGTCCGGCCATCCGAGCGGCATCCGAACGGTTCGCCACCACATCGATGGCTGACCCATTTGTCGCGCTGGGCACCGAGCTGGACCAGGTGCGCACCAAACTGCTCGCGCTCACCGATCGGCTCCCCGAACCCGACCGCGACGCCGATGTGCGGCTGTGGGTCGATCGCGCCTTCACGGTCCGCGGTGCGGGCACGGTGGTCACCGGGACGCTGAGCGCCGGCACCATCCGGGTGGGCGACGAACTCGAACACGCCGGACAGCGCGTCACCGTCCGCGGCCTGCAATCGCTGGGCCGCGATCACACCGAGGTCGCGGCGGTGGCCCGGGTCGCGCTGAACCTGCGAGGCGTCGATCGCCGGCACATCGCTCGCGGCGATACCGTGCGCACTCCGGGGGCCTGGCTGGACACCACCGAGATCGACGTGTCCCTGCGGTCCGCGGTCAAGCTGCACCGTGAGCTGGTGGCGCACCTCGGCTCGGCGGCGGTGCCGGTGTACGTGCGTGCGCTGGGAGCCAAAGCGGCACGGTTGCGGCTGAGCCGGCCGCTGCCGTTGCGGGTCGGCGACATCGGACTGCTGCGCGACCCCGGGCAACATCGGATCGCGGCCGGAATCGAGGTCCTCGACGTCGCCCCGCCCAGCCTGCGCCGGCGCGGTGCGGCGCGCGAGCGGGCCCGGGAACTGGCGGGCGGGCGGATCCGGCCGCCACAGTGTGCGCGGGCCGCGGTGCTGCGCGCGATGGGGCTGCCGCTCGCCGGATTGCGGGTGGGCGATTGGCTGGTCGATCCGCAGTGGTGGGCCGCCAGACGCGAACACGCCGCGGCAACGGTCACCCACTGGGCCGCCGACCACGATGTCGCGGCGGGGATGCCATTGGAAACGCTGCGCCAGCAAGTGGGGCTACCCGCCGCCGAGCTGGTTCCCCCGCTGTTGGTGGGAACCGGGCTGGACGTGGCCGACGGGCTGGTGCGACCGCCCGGCGCGGGCCTGCCAGCGCGGGTCGACGCGGCGGTGCGCACCCTCGAAGGACGGCTGGCCGCCGAACCGTTTCGCGCCCCGGAAGCCGACGAATTGGGTGAGCTGAGGCTCGGAGCGCGTGAGCTGGCCGCGGCGGTACGCGCCGGCCGGCTGACCCGGGTCGCCGACGCGATCGTGCTCGGTCCGGACGCGTTCGAGCGGGCGGCCGAGATCCTCGCGACACTGCCCCAGCCGTTCACGGTGAGCCAGGCGCGCCGGGTCCTGGGAACCACCCGCCGGGTCGCGGTGCCGTTGCTGGAACAGCTCGACGCGCTTGGGATCACTCGCCGCGGTGAAGCCGGCACGCGCACGTTGCTGACCACGCCAGGCTGA
- a CDS encoding TetR family transcriptional regulator, with translation MNYSRVRGRRAGKPDTRAKILEVARRRFLEGGYQGVKLRSVAAEAGVDLALISYYFGSKRGLVGEALALSANPADVLDQAVAKGDPATFPQRVLAGLLALWEDPASGASLRALVAGAAHDPALANRVKEMVERELIDKIAAQLGGTDARKRASMFCSQIAGLIVTRYILCLEPVCSMTHDEIIRQYAPLLHLALRSTTATARHPAPNTLSGNTTGR, from the coding sequence ATGAATTACTCGAGGGTCAGGGGGCGCAGGGCCGGGAAGCCCGATACGCGGGCCAAGATCCTCGAGGTCGCGCGGCGACGTTTCCTGGAAGGCGGCTACCAGGGGGTGAAGCTGCGGTCGGTGGCGGCCGAGGCCGGCGTCGACCTCGCGTTGATCAGCTACTACTTCGGGTCGAAACGGGGGCTCGTCGGCGAGGCTCTTGCCTTGTCGGCAAACCCCGCCGATGTGCTCGATCAGGCGGTCGCCAAAGGCGACCCGGCGACATTTCCCCAGCGTGTCCTGGCCGGGCTGCTGGCGTTGTGGGAAGACCCGGCCAGCGGCGCATCGCTGCGGGCGTTGGTGGCCGGCGCCGCCCACGATCCGGCGCTGGCAAACCGGGTGAAGGAAATGGTCGAGCGCGAGTTGATCGACAAGATCGCGGCACAGCTCGGCGGAACAGACGCGCGCAAACGCGCCTCGATGTTCTGCAGTCAGATTGCCGGTCTGATCGTGACCCGCTACATCCTGTGCCTGGAACCCGTCTGCTCGATGACCCACGATGAAATAATTCGCCAGTACGCCCCCTTGCTGCACCTTGCGTTGAGATCAACCACTGCGACCGCCCGCCATCCTGCGCCAAACACACTGTCCGGCAATACAACCGGACGATAG